Below is a genomic region from Azoarcus sp. KH32C.
GGTGGTCGACGCAATCAAGGCCAGGGTGATCCACAGCCATACGCCTTCGATCATGACCGCCCCCGCTTGCCGCTCCAGTGCTCGGCGGCAAAGCCGGCCGCGATGCCGACCGCGATGCCCGCGATCACCCCAAGCTTGAGCGGCAGCCCGCGCAAGGCGACGGCCCCGAGCCCCCCGGCGGCGGCCGCGACCAGCATCGTGCGCTCCTTCGCCATCGGCGCGAGCATCACCATCAGCGCGATGGTCGTCATGAATTCGAGCGACCAGTCCTTCGGAATCGCCCCTGCTCCCAGTACGCCCACCAACGCGCCGGTCTGCCACACGAGCCAGCACCAAATCGCCGGCACGACGTAGAAACCCCAGCGCCAGTGCGGATCGTCGGAACGGAAGAGCCTTTCGGAGCAGAGGATGAAGATGCCGTCGACGAGCAGGTAGCTCGACGCGATGCGCCGCGCCCATCCCTGCCCGTGAAAAGCCGGCGCAATCGCCGCGCTGAAGATGATGAAACGCAGATTCAGCACCAGCGCCGTCACGAAGATCAGCCACAAGGGCGCGCCAGCGGCGATCAGCGGCAGCGTGCCGAGCTGGGCCGTACCGGCATAGACGATCAGGTTCATACCCATCGACTCGACGGCCGACAGGCCGATCGAGCGCATCGCCACGCCGGTGACGATCGCCCACGGCACGAGGCCGACCGACATCGGCAGCATCAGCTTGAAGCCCTCGCGGGCGCCCCGCTTGAAGGATTCGTTCATCGACCTCATTGGCCTCATTGACCCTTTCCGGCCGAAGCCGTAAAAGTGATCAAGCATACCAGCGGGGAGTGACCGATGCAGCGGGGGAAATTCCGCATATCCAGGCGGACGGTCTTCAGGGGCGCCCCTGCTGCAACATCCGCGCGCGCTGCTCGCGCA
It encodes:
- a CDS encoding AzlC family ABC transporter permease is translated as MNESFKRGAREGFKLMLPMSVGLVPWAIVTGVAMRSIGLSAVESMGMNLIVYAGTAQLGTLPLIAAGAPLWLIFVTALVLNLRFIIFSAAIAPAFHGQGWARRIASSYLLVDGIFILCSERLFRSDDPHWRWGFYVVPAIWCWLVWQTGALVGVLGAGAIPKDWSLEFMTTIALMVMLAPMAKERTMLVAAAAGGLGAVALRGLPLKLGVIAGIAVGIAAGFAAEHWSGKRGRS